A single genomic interval of Oryzomonas sagensis harbors:
- the lptE gene encoding LPS assembly lipoprotein LptE, translated as MSFGGLFRLFPLLLLCCTLLCAGCGYRFAGTAGNTLATGQSIWVAFIVNETVSPTAQTVIRRALYEESHTMRGLSPADKEAAADLRVRGKLASYTLKAVSYSAADQVKEYRLTISVDLELHKKGGTAPVWKGTVQASQDFPASTDLALQHNAEEAALKAASRTLADRFLVAVEQAY; from the coding sequence CTTTTCCCGCTCCTGCTGCTCTGCTGCACGTTGTTATGTGCGGGGTGCGGCTATCGCTTCGCCGGAACGGCCGGAAACACGCTGGCAACGGGCCAGTCGATCTGGGTGGCGTTCATCGTCAACGAGACGGTCAGCCCAACTGCGCAGACCGTGATCCGGCGGGCGTTGTACGAGGAAAGCCACACCATGAGGGGATTGTCCCCGGCGGACAAAGAGGCGGCGGCCGACCTCAGGGTGCGGGGCAAACTGGCCTCCTATACCCTCAAGGCGGTCTCCTATTCTGCCGCCGACCAGGTGAAGGAATACCGTCTGACCATCTCCGTTGATCTGGAATTGCATAAAAAGGGCGGGACGGCCCCTGTGTGGAAGGGAACCGTCCAGGCATCCCAGGACTTCCCCGCGTCCACCGACCTGGCCCTGCAGCATAACGCCGAGGAGGCGGCCCTGAAGGCGGCCTCCCGGACCCTGGCCGACCGGTTTCTCGTGGCCGTGGAACAGGCCTATTGA
- the holA gene encoding DNA polymerase III subunit delta, producing the protein MTAQEFETAVNKGTIPPLSYLYGEETFLIERAVRQLLERAIDPSLKDFNFNVFYGNETKGVEILDAAQTLPMFAERRAVLVKRADALKADVLESLLPYVRNPAATTCLVFTGAKIDQRKKFFQELKKQGCLVEYKRLYDNKLSGFIQSEAVVQGKTIDPAAAGLLSLLIGNNLQELASQIEKLAVYCGDRSRITVEDVRVIASSSKAFTAFELARFLGMRDLQNALKSLGALFRNGEDAPMMIGALTRHFRQLWRIRELLDRRVSQADIGRELNIHTFFLGEVVQQARNFSRDELGMLFEELYRCDVASKTGGGQSAGLMHGLVVGICTATLAR; encoded by the coding sequence ATGACTGCCCAGGAGTTCGAAACCGCCGTCAACAAGGGGACCATCCCGCCGCTCAGCTATCTGTACGGCGAGGAGACGTTCCTGATCGAACGGGCCGTGCGCCAATTGCTGGAACGGGCCATCGATCCTTCGCTCAAGGATTTCAACTTCAACGTTTTCTACGGCAATGAAACCAAAGGGGTCGAAATCCTCGATGCCGCCCAGACCCTGCCCATGTTCGCCGAGCGGCGGGCCGTGCTGGTAAAACGCGCCGATGCGCTCAAGGCCGATGTGCTGGAGAGCCTGCTGCCCTATGTCCGCAATCCGGCGGCAACCACGTGCCTCGTGTTCACCGGCGCCAAGATCGACCAGCGCAAGAAATTCTTCCAGGAGCTCAAGAAACAGGGCTGCCTGGTGGAATACAAGCGGCTCTACGACAACAAGCTGAGCGGCTTCATCCAGAGCGAAGCGGTGGTCCAGGGAAAAACGATCGACCCGGCCGCCGCCGGGTTGCTGTCTCTTCTGATCGGCAACAACCTCCAGGAGTTGGCGTCCCAGATTGAAAAACTGGCTGTGTACTGCGGCGACCGGTCGCGGATAACCGTGGAGGACGTACGCGTCATCGCCAGCAGCAGCAAGGCGTTTACCGCCTTCGAGCTTGCCCGCTTCCTGGGGATGCGCGATTTGCAGAATGCCCTCAAGAGTCTGGGGGCTCTCTTTCGCAACGGCGAGGATGCGCCGATGATGATCGGCGCCCTGACCCGGCATTTCCGGCAGTTGTGGCGGATCAGGGAGTTGCTGGACCGCAGGGTGTCCCAGGCCGATATCGGCCGGGAACTCAATATCCACACGTTTTTTCTGGGGGAAGTGGTCCAGCAGGCGCGCAATTTTTCGCGGGATGAATTGGGAATGTTGTTCGAGGAACTTTATCGCTGCGACGTTGCGTCCAAGACAGGGGGAGGGCAGTCGGCCGGTTTGATGCACGGCTTGGTGGTCGGGATCTGTACGGCAACGCTGGCACGGTAA
- the rpsT gene encoding 30S ribosomal protein S20 yields the protein MAHHKSAIKRIKQNAKRNARNRHVTSTLKTYIKRVREAVEAKDKEAATAALKAAIPVIDASASKGVIHTSNASRNVSRLTKLVNTLA from the coding sequence TTGGCACATCACAAATCGGCAATCAAACGGATTAAACAGAACGCCAAGAGGAATGCCCGCAACCGGCACGTTACCTCAACGCTGAAGACATATATCAAACGGGTGCGCGAGGCTGTCGAGGCCAAGGACAAGGAAGCCGCCACCGCAGCCCTGAAGGCCGCCATTCCGGTCATCGACGCCTCCGCTTCCAAGGGCGTGATCCACACCTCCAACGCCTCCCGGAACGTGTCGCGCCTGACCAAGCTCGTCAATACCCTGGCGTAA
- the purN gene encoding phosphoribosylglycinamide formyltransferase, producing MTDGNPVRLAVLVSGNGTNLQAVIDRIASGGINATIACVISNRRDAFALKRAEKHNIPAIIHESGAYADRREYDAALVDLLRDHGAQLVVLAGFMRILTDVMVTAFPHAIMNIHPALLPAFPGLHAQKQALDYGVRFSGCTVHFVDGGTDTGPIILQAVVPVPEDDTEEKLAARIQHEEHRIYPEAIRLFCAGKIRVEGRRVRLSP from the coding sequence GTGACTGACGGAAATCCGGTCAGGCTGGCGGTTCTGGTTTCGGGAAACGGCACCAATCTCCAGGCCGTTATCGACCGCATTGCGTCAGGCGGGATCAATGCCACCATTGCGTGCGTGATCAGCAACAGACGTGATGCCTTTGCCCTGAAACGCGCCGAAAAGCACAACATTCCGGCAATCATCCACGAGAGTGGCGCTTACGCCGACCGCCGGGAGTACGATGCCGCCCTGGTGGATCTGTTGCGGGACCATGGCGCCCAGTTGGTGGTCCTGGCCGGCTTCATGCGGATTCTGACCGATGTGATGGTCACGGCGTTTCCCCACGCCATCATGAACATCCACCCAGCCCTTTTGCCGGCTTTCCCGGGCCTTCACGCCCAGAAACAAGCCCTTGACTACGGTGTCCGCTTTAGCGGCTGCACGGTTCACTTCGTGGACGGCGGAACCGACACCGGTCCGATCATCCTCCAGGCGGTCGTTCCCGTCCCGGAAGACGACACGGAAGAAAAGCTCGCGGCCCGCATTCAGCATGAGGAACATCGTATCTATCCCGAGGCCATACGCCTCTTCTGCGCGGGGAAGATTCGTGTGGAGGGCAGACGGGTCAGGCTGTCGCCATAA
- the purM gene encoding phosphoribosylformylglycinamidine cyclo-ligase → MSERRITYKDAGVDIAAGNSFVSMIKPLVKATSRPEVMADIGGFGGLFSLNTAKYKNPVLVSGTDGVGTKLRIAFMADRHDTVGIDLVAMCVNDIVVQGAEPLFFLDYLATGRLQPEKAADIVKGIAEGCKQAGCALIGGETAEMPGFYADNEYDIAGFAVGVVERDNIIDGSGISVGNRLIGIASSGLHSNGYSLARKLIFERLGLSLDSQLADTGRTVCEELLTPTRIYIRSIMNLLKDFRINGIAHITGGGLLENIPRILPKGCKATIHLDRWERQPLFHILQEAGNVERAEMYRTFNMGIGMVVAVSEEESEDIVYRLKGLGEQAWVIGDITTCADGSECVELVEG, encoded by the coding sequence TTGAGCGAACGAAGGATAACCTATAAGGATGCCGGGGTTGATATAGCGGCCGGCAACAGCTTTGTCAGCATGATTAAACCGCTGGTCAAGGCCACGTCCCGCCCGGAGGTCATGGCAGATATCGGCGGTTTCGGCGGCCTTTTTTCGTTAAATACCGCCAAATATAAAAACCCGGTGCTCGTGTCCGGGACCGACGGCGTCGGCACCAAGCTCAGGATCGCCTTTATGGCAGACCGCCACGATACCGTTGGCATCGACCTGGTGGCCATGTGCGTCAACGATATTGTGGTACAGGGAGCGGAGCCGCTCTTTTTTCTCGACTACCTGGCAACCGGCAGGCTCCAGCCCGAGAAAGCGGCGGACATCGTCAAAGGAATTGCCGAAGGATGCAAACAGGCCGGCTGTGCCCTTATCGGCGGCGAAACGGCTGAAATGCCCGGTTTCTACGCCGATAACGAGTACGATATCGCCGGTTTTGCCGTAGGGGTGGTGGAGCGGGACAACATCATCGACGGCTCGGGCATATCCGTCGGCAACCGCCTGATCGGCATAGCCTCCAGCGGACTCCACAGCAACGGCTACTCGCTGGCGCGCAAACTCATCTTCGAACGCCTGGGGCTGTCCCTGGACTCCCAGCTGGCCGACACCGGCCGGACCGTCTGCGAAGAGCTGCTGACGCCGACACGCATCTATATCCGTTCCATCATGAACCTGCTCAAGGATTTCAGGATCAACGGCATTGCCCATATCACCGGAGGCGGACTGCTGGAAAACATCCCCCGCATCCTGCCCAAGGGGTGTAAAGCCACCATCCACCTGGATCGCTGGGAACGGCAACCCCTTTTTCACATCTTGCAGGAGGCCGGCAACGTCGAACGTGCGGAGATGTACCGCACCTTCAACATGGGGATCGGCATGGTGGTGGCTGTCTCGGAGGAGGAATCCGAGGATATCGTCTACCGCCTGAAGGGGCTTGGCGAGCAGGCTTGGGTTATCGGCGACATTACCACCTGCGCGGACGGCAGCGAGTGCGTCGAACTGGTGGAGGGGTAG